One segment of Bacteroides caecimuris DNA contains the following:
- a CDS encoding Na+/H+ antiporter NhaC family protein has product MTEEKIHKDRRGNWWALSPLLVFLCLYLVTSILVNDFYKVPITVAFLISSCYAIAITRGLKLDQRIYQFSVGAANKNILLMIWIFILAGAFAQSAKQMGAIDATVNLTLHILPDNLLLAGIFIAACFISLSIGTSVGTIVALTPVAVGLAEKTEITLPFMVAVVVGGSFFGDNLSFISDTTIASTKTQECVMRDKFRVNSMIVVPAAIIVLGIYIFQGLSITAPTQTQTIEWTKVIPYIIVLGTAIAGMNVMLVLIIGILTSGIIGIATESFGIFDWFGAMGTGITGMGELIIITLLAGGMLETIRYNGGIDYIIRKLTRHINGKRGAELSIAALVSIANLCTANNTIAIITTGPIAKDIAMRFHIDRRKAASILDTFSCLIQGIIPYGAQMLIAAGLANVSPISIIGNLYYPFTMGACALLAILFRYPKRYS; this is encoded by the coding sequence ATGACTGAAGAAAAAATACATAAAGACCGTCGCGGAAACTGGTGGGCATTGAGCCCGTTACTCGTATTCTTATGCCTTTATCTCGTGACTTCTATCCTCGTCAACGACTTTTATAAAGTGCCTATCACAGTGGCTTTTCTTATCTCTTCCTGTTATGCCATCGCCATTACACGCGGCTTGAAACTGGACCAGCGTATCTATCAATTCTCGGTAGGAGCTGCCAATAAGAATATTCTCCTGATGATATGGATATTCATTCTTGCCGGAGCTTTTGCTCAAAGTGCGAAGCAAATGGGGGCAATCGATGCTACCGTCAATCTGACACTGCATATTCTTCCTGACAATTTATTGCTGGCAGGCATCTTTATTGCCGCCTGTTTCATCTCTTTATCCATCGGAACCAGTGTGGGAACTATTGTCGCCCTTACTCCCGTTGCCGTAGGACTGGCAGAAAAGACTGAAATAACTCTCCCCTTTATGGTAGCTGTCGTAGTAGGCGGTTCTTTTTTCGGAGACAACTTATCTTTTATCTCCGATACCACTATCGCTTCGACAAAAACCCAGGAATGTGTAATGCGCGATAAATTTCGGGTAAATTCTATGATTGTCGTCCCGGCGGCCATCATTGTATTGGGAATTTACATATTTCAAGGACTGTCCATTACTGCTCCCACCCAAACACAGACCATCGAATGGACCAAAGTTATACCTTACATAATAGTATTAGGAACAGCCATTGCCGGAATGAACGTAATGCTCGTACTCATAATAGGTATATTGACAAGTGGCATCATTGGCATCGCGACCGAAAGCTTCGGAATCTTCGACTGGTTTGGTGCCATGGGAACAGGAATTACAGGAATGGGAGAACTGATTATTATTACTCTGTTGGCCGGAGGGATGCTCGAAACAATCCGTTATAACGGTGGCATTGATTACATTATCAGAAAACTCACCCGCCACATCAATGGTAAAAGAGGGGCCGAACTAAGCATCGCCGCTCTGGTAAGTATCGCCAACTTATGTACAGCCAACAACACGATTGCCATTATCACAACAGGGCCGATTGCCAAAGACATTGCCATGAGATTCCATATCGACCGAAGAAAAGCAGCCAGCATCCTCGATACTTTCTCCTGCCTGATACAAGGGATTATTCCATACGGAGCACAAATGCTGATTGCAGCAGGACTTGCCAATGTCTCCCCTATCAGTATCATCGGCAATCTCTATTATCCGTTTACAATGGGAGCATGCGCCCTGCTCGCGATTTTATTCCGCTATCCGAAACGATATTCGTAA
- a CDS encoding 30S ribosomal protein S16, whose translation MATRIRLQRHGRKSYAFYSIVIADSRAPRDGKFIEKIGTYNPNTNPATVDLNFDAALAWVLKGAQPSDTVRNILSREGVYMKKHLLGGVAKGAFGEAEAEAKFEAWKNNKQSGLAALKAKQEEAKKAEAKARLEAEKKINEVKAKALAEKKAAEAAEKAAAEAPAEEAAAPAEEAAATEAAAE comes from the coding sequence ATGGCAACTAGAATCAGATTGCAGAGACACGGACGTAAAAGTTACGCGTTCTATTCAATTGTAATTGCAGACAGCAGAGCACCACGTGATGGTAAATTTATTGAGAAGATTGGTACTTACAACCCTAACACCAATCCTGCTACAGTAGATTTGAATTTCGACGCTGCATTGGCATGGGTACTGAAAGGTGCACAACCAAGTGACACTGTACGTAACATCCTCTCTCGTGAAGGAGTTTACATGAAGAAACATCTTTTGGGCGGTGTAGCAAAAGGCGCATTCGGAGAAGCAGAAGCAGAAGCTAAATTCGAAGCTTGGAAAAACAACAAACAGTCAGGTCTGGCTGCTTTGAAGGCTAAACAAGAAGAAGCTAAGAAAGCTGAAGCTAAAGCACGTCTGGAAGCAGAAAAGAAAATCAACGAAGTGAAAGCAAAAGCACTCGCTGAAAAGAAAGCTGCTGAAGCTGCTGAAAAAGCTGCTGCTGAAGCACCCGCAGAAGAAGCTGCAGCTCCGGCTGAAGAAGCTGCTGCAACAGAAGCTGCTGCTGAATAA